One genomic segment of Tursiops truncatus isolate mTurTru1 chromosome 4, mTurTru1.mat.Y, whole genome shotgun sequence includes these proteins:
- the SPSB4 gene encoding SPRY domain-containing SOCS box protein 4 isoform X3, whose amino-acid sequence MGQKLSGSLKSVEVREPALRPAKRELRGAEPGRPARLDQLLDMPAAGLAVQLRHAWNPEDRSLNVFVKDDDRLTFHRHPVAQSTDGIRGKVGHARGLHAWQIHWPARQRGTHAVVGVATARAPLHSVGYTALVGSDAESWGWDLGRSRLYHDGKNRPGVAYPAFLGPDEAFALPDSLLVVLDMDEGTLSFVVDGQYLGVAFRGLKGKKLYPVVSAVWGHCEVTMRYINGLDQ is encoded by the coding sequence ATGGGCCAGAAGCTCTCGGGGAGCCTCAAGTCGGTGGAGGTGCGAGAGCCGGCGCTGCGGCCGGCCAAGCGCGAGCTGCGGGGAGCGGAGCCGGGGCGGCCGGCGCGGCTGGACCAGCTGCTGGACATGCCGGCAGCGGGGCTGGCGGTGCAGCTGCGCCACGCGTGGAACCCCGAGGACCGCTCGCTCAACGTCTTCGTCAAGGATGACGACCGGCTCACCTTCCACCGGCACCCGGTGGCGCAGAGCACGGACGGCATCCGCGGCAAGGTGGGCCACGCCCGCGGCCTGCACGCCTGGCAGATCCACTGGCCGGCGCGGCAGCGGGGCACACACGCTGTGGTGGGCGTGGCCACGGCGCGGGCCCCGCTGCACTCGGTGGGCTACACGGCGCTGGTGGGCAGCGACGCCGAGTCCTGGGGCTGGGACCTGGGCCGCAGCCGCCTCTACCACGACGGCAAGAACCGACCCGGCGTGGCCTACCCCGCCTTCCTGGGGCCCGATGAGGCCTTCGCGCTGCCCGACTCGCTGCTCGTGGTGCTGGACATGGACGAGGGCACACTCAGCTTCGTCGTGGACGGCCAGTACCTGGGCGTGGCCTTCCGTGGCCTCAAGGGCAAGAAGCTTTACCCGGTGGTGAGTGCCGTGTGGGGCCACTGTGAAGTCACCATGCGCTACATCAATGGCCTTGACC
- the SPSB4 gene encoding SPRY domain-containing SOCS box protein 4 isoform X2, translated as MGQKLSGSLKSVEVREPALRPAKRELRGAEPGRPARLDQLLDMPAAGLAVQLRHAWNPEDRSLNVFVKDDDRLTFHRHPVAQSTDGIRGKVGHARGLHAWQIHWPARQRGTHAVVGVATARAPLHSVGYTALVGSDAESWGWDLGRSRLYHDGKNRPGVAYPAFLGPDEAFALPDSLLVVLDMDEGTLSFVVDGQYLGVAFRGLKGKKLYPVVSAVWGHCEVTMRYINGLDRKKGLDKIAWKSPLLIGI; from the coding sequence ATGGGCCAGAAGCTCTCGGGGAGCCTCAAGTCGGTGGAGGTGCGAGAGCCGGCGCTGCGGCCGGCCAAGCGCGAGCTGCGGGGAGCGGAGCCGGGGCGGCCGGCGCGGCTGGACCAGCTGCTGGACATGCCGGCAGCGGGGCTGGCGGTGCAGCTGCGCCACGCGTGGAACCCCGAGGACCGCTCGCTCAACGTCTTCGTCAAGGATGACGACCGGCTCACCTTCCACCGGCACCCGGTGGCGCAGAGCACGGACGGCATCCGCGGCAAGGTGGGCCACGCCCGCGGCCTGCACGCCTGGCAGATCCACTGGCCGGCGCGGCAGCGGGGCACACACGCTGTGGTGGGCGTGGCCACGGCGCGGGCCCCGCTGCACTCGGTGGGCTACACGGCGCTGGTGGGCAGCGACGCCGAGTCCTGGGGCTGGGACCTGGGCCGCAGCCGCCTCTACCACGACGGCAAGAACCGACCCGGCGTGGCCTACCCCGCCTTCCTGGGGCCCGATGAGGCCTTCGCGCTGCCCGACTCGCTGCTCGTGGTGCTGGACATGGACGAGGGCACACTCAGCTTCGTCGTGGACGGCCAGTACCTGGGCGTGGCCTTCCGTGGCCTCAAGGGCAAGAAGCTTTACCCGGTGGTGAGTGCCGTGTGGGGCCACTGTGAAGTCACCATGCGCTACATCAATGGCCTTGACC